The Candidatus Neptunochlamydia vexilliferae genome has a window encoding:
- a CDS encoding glucose-6-phosphate dehydrogenase assembly protein OpcA produces MVETVHPAQIESQLQQIWDSLQGTNKMRACLFNLIVYAKKCQRSGYLNDIVQKVIEKFPSRIIFITYDDACSSKELKASVSVMTADEGECEIVCDLIDIEVCSKDHPRVPFVILPHILPDLPIYLVHADDPTYKNPVAKQLENLADRIIFDSEAASDLQAYAKAVLSHMETFHADVADLNWARTEGWRQLFANIFKSEEALSHIQKAKKITITYNSKTADYLCHTDVQAIYFKGWLTVQLGFETEIELVAGEMEEVHPGRLLAITVETSEGYHYLFKRKEGRPEHILIEKSSPEACEVPTIHVFDKATSGQSLVKEICHKGTSAHYTNMLKYLIEGAPHG; encoded by the coding sequence ATGGTAGAGACAGTTCACCCCGCTCAGATTGAATCGCAGCTTCAGCAGATTTGGGACTCCCTTCAGGGAACCAACAAGATGCGGGCGTGTCTTTTTAACCTGATCGTCTACGCTAAAAAGTGTCAGCGAAGCGGCTACCTCAATGATATCGTCCAAAAGGTGATCGAAAAATTTCCCTCTCGGATTATCTTTATCACCTATGACGATGCCTGCTCCAGTAAAGAGCTCAAAGCTTCCGTTTCGGTGATGACTGCCGACGAAGGAGAGTGTGAGATTGTTTGCGATTTGATCGATATCGAGGTGTGTAGTAAAGATCATCCCCGCGTCCCTTTTGTCATCCTCCCCCATATTTTACCCGACCTTCCGATCTACCTCGTCCATGCCGATGACCCAACCTATAAAAACCCTGTTGCCAAGCAGCTCGAAAACCTTGCCGACCGGATCATTTTTGACTCGGAGGCGGCCTCCGATCTTCAGGCCTATGCTAAAGCGGTCCTCTCTCACATGGAGACCTTCCATGCCGATGTGGCCGACCTCAACTGGGCCCGCACCGAAGGGTGGAGACAACTCTTTGCCAACATCTTTAAATCAGAAGAGGCGCTGAGCCACATCCAAAAAGCCAAAAAGATCACCATCACCTATAACAGCAAAACAGCCGACTACCTCTGCCACACCGACGTCCAAGCGATCTACTTCAAAGGATGGCTCACCGTTCAGCTTGGGTTTGAGACAGAGATCGAGCTTGTTGCGGGTGAGATGGAAGAGGTTCACCCAGGAAGGCTCCTTGCAATCACCGTTGAAACCAGTGAAGGATATCACTACCTCTTTAAACGGAAAGAGGGACGGCCCGAACATATCTTGATTGAAAAGTCGAGCCCTGAAGCGTGCGAGGTTCCAACGATCCACGTCTTCGATAAAGCCACTTCTGGCCAATCCCTTGTCAAAGAGATCTGTCACAAAGGGACGAGCGCCCACTACACCAATATGCTCAAATATCTTATCGAGGGAGCGCCCCATGGCTGA
- the pgl gene encoding 6-phosphogluconolactonase, giving the protein MADDPHFFSWDERRDIAHPGDRDATLAFAVEHFLNCAKEAIKSHGHFAVALSGGSTPKKIFEMLASAPHSTAIDWTKVALFWGDERSAPPTDPESNFRMAMDAGLKTLPIPKEHIFRMEAEDSIEENSHAYEAKIKEALGPHPFDLIMLGMGEDGHTASLFPGTRALEEQKALVVANEVPQKNTWRMTLTYPCINRASNTVIYVLGKSKEAMVRQVFLEEHTPPFPVSAIGTPENKALWVVDSEAGGPLLKK; this is encoded by the coding sequence ATGGCTGACGATCCCCACTTTTTCTCCTGGGACGAGCGGCGCGACATCGCTCACCCTGGCGATCGGGATGCCACCCTCGCCTTTGCCGTTGAACATTTCCTCAATTGCGCCAAAGAGGCGATCAAAAGTCATGGCCACTTTGCCGTTGCTCTTTCTGGAGGCTCCACCCCCAAAAAGATCTTTGAGATGCTCGCCTCTGCCCCCCACTCAACCGCCATCGACTGGACCAAAGTAGCCCTTTTCTGGGGCGATGAGCGCTCCGCCCCTCCTACTGACCCCGAGAGCAACTTTCGGATGGCGATGGATGCCGGCCTTAAAACCCTTCCAATCCCCAAGGAGCACATCTTCCGAATGGAAGCGGAAGACAGTATCGAAGAAAACAGCCACGCCTACGAAGCAAAAATCAAGGAGGCTCTGGGCCCCCACCCCTTTGACCTGATCATGCTCGGGATGGGCGAAGATGGCCATACCGCCTCCCTTTTTCCCGGAACCCGCGCCCTTGAAGAACAAAAGGCCCTTGTTGTTGCCAATGAAGTCCCTCAAAAAAACACCTGGCGGATGACCCTCACCTACCCCTGCATCAACCGGGCCAGCAACACCGTCATCTACGTCCTTGGCAAGTCCAAGGAAGCCATGGTCCGGCAGGTCTTCCTCGAGGAGCATACACCACCTTTCCCCGTTTCTGCCATCGGCACCCCCGAAAATAAAGCGCTCTGGGTGGTTGATAGCGAAGCCGGTGGTCCTCTTCTCAAAAAGTAG